A window of the Lactuca sativa cultivar Salinas chromosome 5, Lsat_Salinas_v11, whole genome shotgun sequence genome harbors these coding sequences:
- the LOC111894953 gene encoding AAA-ATPase At5g57480 → MKELWTTMASLMGVLAFCQTLLHTVIPPELRFAVLKLFQRLFNCFSSYCYYEITEIDGVNTNELYNAVQLYLSSSASSTTPSAAATSSNRLSLTRGLNSSAITFGLANNDRLSDVFNGVSVVWEHIVTPRQSQTFSWRPLPEEKRGFTLRINKRDKPQILEAYLDFITEKANEIRRKNQDRLLYTNSRGGSLDSRGHPWESVPFKHPSTFDTLAMDPEKKAEIMSDLRDFADGQAFYKRTGRAWKRGYLLYGPPGTGKSSMIAAMANFLGYDIYDLELTEVNTNSELRKLLMKTSSKSIIVIEDIDCSINLTNRKKSNSNGGRSSGGAFDGGSEMRTGPGAPGGPGDPDNNGNNNSITLSGLLNFTDGLWSCCGSERIFVFTTNHIEKLDPALLRSGRMDMHVFMSYCSFPSLKILLKNYLGYDDGDIETEVLAKLAEVIDEAEMTPADISEVLIKNRRDNGKALRELLEALRIRAEKKRVVSRRRRLVAEVEEIAEEEKRALDSPKEVGGVATGGGDDVEVNYKKGGKEGEEDNGIN, encoded by the coding sequence ATGAAGGAGCTCTGGACAACCATGGCCTCTCTAATGGGAGTTTTAGCCTTCTGCCAAACACTCCTTCACACCGTCATCCCACCGGAGCTCCGCTTCGCCGTTCTTAAACTCTTCCAACGCCTCTTCAACTGCTTCTCTTCCTACTGTTACTACGAAATCACCGAGATCGACGGCGTCAACACCAATGAACTCTACAACGCCGTACAGCTTTATCTATCCTCTTCCGCCTCATCCACCACCCCttccgccgcagctacctcctccaACCGCCTATCACTTACCCGCGGCCTCAACTCTTCCGCCATCACCTTTGGCCTCGCTAACAACGACCGTCTCTCCGATGTCTTCAATGGTGTTTCCGTCGTATGGGAGCACATCGTCACGCCACGACAATCACAGACGTTCTCATGGCGGCCATTGCCGGAGGAGAAGCGTGGGTTCACGCTCCGGATCAACAAAAGGGACAAACCTCAGATTCTCGAGGCTTACCTTGATTTCATAACTGAGAAAGCGAACGAAATCCGAAGGAAGAATCAGGATAGGCTGCTGTACACGAATTCCCGAGGCGGCTCTCTCGATTCTCGGGGACACCCATGGGAATCGGTGCCGTTTAAGCACCCGAGTACATTTGATACCCTGGCAATGGATCCGGAGAAGAAGGCGGAGATAATGTCCGATCTCCGGGATTTCGCCGACGGACAGGCGTTTTATAAACGGACGGGACGCGCGTGGAAGCGTGGGTACCTTTTGTATGGTCCCCCCGGCACCGGAAAATCAAGCATGATCGCTGCAATGGCGAATTTCCTTGGGTACGACATTTACGATCTGGAATTAACAGAGGTAAACACGAATTCGGAACTCCGGAAGTTGCTTATGAAAACCAGTTCAAAATCAATTATCGTAATCGAAGACATTGACTGTTCTATAAATCTCACAAATCGTAAAAAAAGTAACAGCAATGGCGGGCGGAGCAGCGGCGGTGCATTTGACGGAGGTTCTGAAATGAGAACCGGCCCCGGAGCTCCGGGAGGTCCCGGCGATCCAGACAACAATGGTAACAACAACTCCATTACACTTTCTGGTTTGTTAAACTTCACAGACGGGTTATGGTCGTGTTGTGGATCGGAGCGAATTTTCGTTTTCACAACCAATCACATTGAGAAGCTTGATCCGGCATTGCTTCGAAGTGGAAGAATGGATATGCACGTCTTCATGAGCTACTGTTCATTCCCATCGTTGAAGATTCTTCTGAAAAATTATTTAGGGTATGACGACGGCGACATCGAAACGGAGGTTTTGGCGAAGCTGGCGGAGGTAATCGATGAGGCGGAGATGACTCCGGCGGATATCAGTGAGGTATTGATTAAAAACCGGCGAGACAACGGCAAGGCGTTAAGGGAGTTGTTGGAGGCGTTGAGGATTAGGGCAGAGAAAAAAAGGGTGGTGAGTAGACGGCGGCGTTTGGTGGCGGAGGTGGAGGAGATAGCGGAGGAGGAGAAGAGGGCGTTGGATAGTCCTAAAGAAGTTGGTGGTGTGGCGACTGGTGGTGGTGATGACGTGGAAGTAAATTACAAGAAAGGTGGGAAAGAGGGAGAAGAGGATAATGGGATTAATTAA